One Curtobacterium sp. MCLR17_032 genomic window carries:
- a CDS encoding DUF1990 domain-containing protein, with amino-acid sequence MSRGHQHRTALTYGAVGATQASDLMTYPPEGFVPAESRARIGHGDQRFETAVMQALTWQIQERSGMGVHVEDTPEDDEVRYNPVTFDEQGVPIAPASIGTPRVEKTTPDGTPLITAGTTATLTMHAFGQTVQAPVRVVAIIDERDRKGFAYGTLDGHPLSGEESFVVERTPDGSVWLQVRQFSQPASRKWRFVAPLLRRQQRVMAEKYLAALRGD; translated from the coding sequence GTGAGCCGCGGACACCAGCACCGCACGGCGCTGACCTACGGTGCCGTCGGGGCGACGCAGGCGTCGGACCTGATGACCTACCCGCCGGAGGGCTTCGTGCCCGCCGAGTCCCGCGCACGCATCGGGCACGGCGACCAGCGGTTCGAGACCGCCGTCATGCAGGCGCTCACCTGGCAGATCCAGGAGCGCAGCGGCATGGGCGTGCACGTCGAGGACACGCCCGAGGACGACGAGGTCCGCTACAACCCGGTGACCTTCGACGAGCAGGGCGTCCCGATCGCGCCGGCTTCGATCGGCACGCCCCGGGTCGAGAAGACCACGCCCGACGGCACCCCGCTCATCACGGCGGGCACCACGGCGACGCTGACGATGCACGCCTTCGGGCAGACGGTGCAGGCACCGGTCCGGGTCGTCGCGATCATCGACGAGCGCGACCGCAAGGGCTTCGCGTACGGCACGCTCGACGGCCACCCGCTCTCGGGCGAGGAGTCATTCGTCGTCGAGCGCACGCCGGACGGCTCGGTCTGGCTGCAGGTCCGCCAGTTCTCGCAGCCAGCCAGTCGCAAGTGGCGCTTCGTCGCGCCGTTGCTGCGCCGCCAGCAGCGGGTGATGGCGGAGAAGTACCTCGCCGCCCTGCGCGGCGACTGA